A section of the Campylobacter porcelli genome encodes:
- the era gene encoding GTPase Era, whose protein sequence is MRSGFVTLIGRTNAGKSSLLNYLLNQKISMVSHKQNATRRKILGIVMHGDDQAIFIDTPGLHDSSKALNKFMIQSAISSLGDADVAVFVASVFDGVENYEKFLNLNSPLPHIIALTKIDEITQDKLFKKLNEYQKYSNNFQAIIPITIKKQAYRKIFLDALMPLLPTHPHYYDPEYITTTNEKDIYKDFILEAIFECVSQEIPYSSDAMVSKVKQNGDILEIQAKIITDNNHHKAILIGKNGATIKRIGIVSRKIISKFNNQKVCMKLSVEVDKNWHTNENSIKKYLDIKGN, encoded by the coding sequence ATGAGAAGTGGGTTTGTAACCTTAATAGGTAGGACAAACGCTGGTAAAAGCAGTCTTTTAAACTACTTGCTAAATCAAAAAATATCAATGGTATCACATAAGCAAAATGCTACTAGGCGTAAGATTTTAGGCATTGTAATGCATGGAGATGACCAAGCGATATTTATAGATACACCAGGATTACACGATAGTAGCAAGGCGTTAAATAAATTTATGATCCAAAGTGCTATAAGCTCCTTAGGCGATGCGGATGTGGCTGTATTTGTGGCAAGTGTGTTTGATGGTGTAGAAAATTATGAAAAATTCTTAAATTTAAATAGCCCCCTACCCCACATAATCGCACTAACAAAAATAGATGAAATTACCCAAGATAAGCTATTTAAAAAGCTAAATGAGTATCAAAAATACTCTAATAATTTTCAAGCCATTATCCCAATAACAATCAAAAAACAAGCTTATCGTAAGATATTTTTAGACGCACTTATGCCGCTTTTACCTACTCACCCACACTACTATGATCCTGAATACATAACTACAACAAATGAAAAAGATATATATAAAGATTTTATCTTAGAAGCGATATTTGAGTGCGTAAGCCAAGAAATTCCATATAGCTCTGATGCTATGGTATCAAAGGTTAAGCAAAATGGCGATATTTTAGAAATTCAAGCTAAGATTATTACTGATAATAACCATCATAAGGCTATTTTAATAGGCAAAAATGGGGCTACGATTAAGCGAATAGGAATTGTATCTCGTAAAATTATAAGTAAATTTAATAATCAAAAAGTTTGTATGAAATTAAGCGTAGAAGTGGATAAAAATTGGCATACAAATGAAAATAGTATTAAAAAATATTTAGATATAAAAGGAAATTAA
- the csrA gene encoding carbon storage regulator CsrA, which produces MLILTRKATESIQIGDDIEIKILSTTNNTVKIAIEAPKDILILRKELVKEVADNNAVASTPKQNLLDLLAKKIFK; this is translated from the coding sequence ATGCTTATATTAACAAGAAAAGCCACAGAGTCAATACAGATTGGAGATGATATAGAAATCAAAATTCTTAGCACCACTAATAACACGGTAAAAATAGCAATTGAAGCTCCAAAAGATATTTTAATTTTACGAAAAGAGCTAGTAAAAGAGGTCGCTGATAATAACGCAGTAGCTAGCACACCTAAACAAAATTTACTTGATCTTTTAGCTAAAAAGATATTTAAATGA
- the hslU gene encoding HslU--HslV peptidase ATPase subunit produces the protein MNLTPKDIVKFLDDYVIGQNDAKKIIAIALRNRYRRMQLPSSIQDDIVPKNILMIGSTGVGKTEIARRLSKLFGLPFIKVEASKYTEVGFVGRDVESMIRDLAMAALNLVKQEHRDRNSDKIEEYIEKRILEKLLPPLPNGATDEKKEQYEISYEKMKQKLRDGKLDDLVIEIEVDQSSFEAGANLPPDMAAMQESFIKVIGITNKKVKKDMKVKDAKESLKNEASEKILDMESIKSEALKRAQNEGIIFIDEIDKVAVSSSTRQDPSKEGVQRDLLPIVEGSDVSTKFGTIKTDHILFIAAGAFHMSKPSDLIPELQGRFPLRVSLDSLDVNALYEILTKPKNSLLNQYKALLSVEDVELEFDDEALRQIAKLTQNTNQKVEDIGARRLHTVIEKLLEDISFDADIYKGQKFIVTKELVDEKLGEICQDEDRAKYIL, from the coding sequence ATGAATTTAACACCAAAAGATATAGTAAAATTTTTAGATGATTATGTAATTGGTCAAAATGACGCTAAAAAGATTATCGCTATCGCACTTCGTAATCGCTATAGGCGTATGCAACTACCAAGTAGTATTCAAGATGATATAGTGCCTAAAAATATTTTGATGATAGGCTCTACTGGCGTTGGTAAAACCGAGATCGCAAGACGCCTCTCAAAGCTATTTGGGCTGCCATTTATCAAAGTAGAAGCTAGTAAATATACTGAAGTTGGCTTTGTAGGTAGAGATGTGGAGTCTATGATACGAGACCTAGCTATGGCGGCGCTAAATTTAGTAAAACAAGAGCACAGAGATAGAAATAGCGATAAAATAGAAGAGTATATAGAAAAGCGAATTTTAGAAAAGCTCCTTCCGCCACTACCAAATGGGGCAACTGATGAGAAAAAAGAGCAGTATGAAATCAGCTATGAGAAGATGAAGCAAAAGCTAAGAGATGGTAAGCTTGATGATTTGGTTATTGAGATTGAAGTGGATCAATCGAGCTTTGAAGCTGGGGCGAATTTGCCACCTGATATGGCTGCTATGCAAGAGAGTTTTATCAAAGTTATTGGTATTACAAATAAAAAAGTTAAAAAAGATATGAAGGTCAAAGACGCCAAAGAGAGCTTAAAAAATGAGGCTAGTGAGAAGATTTTGGATATGGAAAGTATCAAATCTGAAGCTTTAAAAAGAGCGCAAAATGAGGGGATTATATTTATTGATGAGATTGATAAAGTAGCTGTAAGTAGCTCAACTCGCCAAGACCCTAGCAAAGAAGGAGTTCAAAGAGATCTTTTACCTATTGTAGAAGGTAGCGATGTATCTACTAAATTTGGGACTATCAAGACCGATCATATCCTATTTATCGCTGCTGGTGCATTTCATATGTCTAAACCAAGCGATTTAATCCCTGAATTACAAGGGAGATTTCCACTTCGTGTAAGCCTTGATAGCTTAGATGTAAATGCTCTATACGAGATCTTAACCAAACCTAAAAATTCGCTTTTAAATCAATATAAAGCCCTACTAAGCGTAGAAGATGTGGAGCTTGAATTTGATGATGAGGCTCTTAGACAAATTGCTAAATTAACGCAAAATACCAATCAAAAAGTCGAAGATATCGGCGCTAGGAGATTGCATACTGTGATTGAGAAGCTACTTGAGGATATTAGCTTTGATGCTGATATTTATAAGGGGCAAAAATTTATAGTAACTAAAGAGCTTGTAGATGAGAAATTAGGCGAAATTTGCCAAGATGAAGATAGAGCAAAGTATATATTATGA
- the mog gene encoding molybdopterin adenylyltransferase, whose protein sequence is MMAKIGVLTLSDRASAGVYADESGVAIQNLLKEWIVGDLEFIYKVIPDEYELIKSSLIELCSQGCDIVFTTGGTGPAPRDVTPEATKAVCDKILPGFGELMRSVSLKYVPTAILSRQIAGIKDKTLIVNLPGQPKAIRECLEPVFPAIPYCLDLIGAAYIECDESKIKVFRPKKR, encoded by the coding sequence ATAATGGCTAAAATAGGGGTTTTAACTCTAAGTGATAGGGCAAGTGCTGGGGTATATGCTGATGAGAGTGGCGTGGCTATTCAAAATTTATTAAAAGAGTGGATAGTAGGGGATTTGGAGTTTATCTATAAGGTAATTCCCGATGAGTATGAGCTGATAAAATCTAGCTTAATAGAGTTATGCTCACAAGGGTGCGATATTGTATTTACCACTGGTGGGACTGGACCAGCCCCTAGAGATGTAACCCCTGAAGCGACCAAAGCAGTGTGCGATAAGATACTTCCTGGCTTTGGCGAGTTAATGCGTAGTGTGAGCTTAAAATATGTTCCAACAGCGATTTTATCAAGGCAAATTGCTGGTATCAAAGATAAAACTTTAATAGTAAATCTGCCCGGCCAACCAAAAGCGATAAGAGAGTGTCTAGAGCCGGTTTTTCCAGCTATTCCATACTGCCTAGACCTAATAGGTGCTGCGTATATAGAGTGCGATGAGAGTAAAATAAAGGTATTTAGACCAAAGAAAAGGTAG
- the mtaB gene encoding tRNA (N(6)-L-threonylcarbamoyladenosine(37)-C(2))-methylthiotransferase MtaB: MKVYFKTFGCRTNIYDTELLKSYVKNYEIINDESVADIVVVNSCTVTNGADSGVRSYINSMRNSGKKVILTGCGAVSKGDELFKNSAIFGVLGASNKSKIDEMLSRSEPFYELGDLNFIDKNIVSNYENHTKAFIKIQEGCDFSCSYCIIPSVRGLSRSTDESVILNEAKILASNGYSELVLTGTNIGSYGKGGSTTLGKLLAKLGKISGIKRIRLGSIEPSQIDESFKEILLEPWLERHLHIALQHTSQDMLTIMNRRNRALRDVDLFCELSSMGFALGTDFIVAHPGETPKIWSEALENFVKFPLTHIHAFIFSPRSGTKSATMPINVDPKTAKERLKTLQNIVADNNYKFRQNNSNKPLNILVEKRCDDDIYEGWDQYYNKIKIKSPKNISKEWINISDYEIMQEFNYAKI; the protein is encoded by the coding sequence TTGAAAGTATATTTTAAAACATTTGGCTGTAGAACAAATATCTATGATACCGAACTTTTAAAAAGCTATGTAAAAAACTATGAGATTATAAATGATGAGAGCGTGGCTGATATAGTTGTAGTTAATTCTTGCACTGTTACAAATGGTGCTGATAGCGGAGTAAGAAGCTATATAAATAGTATGCGAAATAGTGGCAAAAAGGTTATTTTGACAGGGTGTGGGGCAGTTAGCAAAGGCGATGAGCTATTTAAAAATTCAGCTATTTTTGGAGTTTTGGGTGCGAGTAATAAGAGTAAAATAGATGAGATGCTAAGCAGGAGTGAGCCATTTTATGAGCTAGGTGATCTAAATTTTATTGATAAAAATATAGTAAGCAACTATGAAAATCACACTAAGGCTTTTATCAAAATTCAAGAGGGGTGCGATTTTTCTTGTAGCTACTGTATAATTCCAAGTGTGCGTGGTCTTAGTAGAAGCACTGATGAGAGCGTTATATTAAATGAGGCTAAAATTTTAGCAAGTAACGGGTATAGCGAACTAGTCTTAACTGGGACAAATATCGGTAGCTACGGCAAGGGAGGCTCTACTACTCTTGGTAAGTTATTAGCTAAACTTGGTAAAATTAGTGGAATTAAGCGAATTCGCCTTGGTAGCATTGAGCCTAGTCAAATCGATGAGAGCTTTAAGGAGATTTTGCTTGAGCCGTGGCTAGAGCGTCATTTGCATATCGCACTTCAGCATACTAGTCAAGATATGCTTACTATTATGAATAGACGAAATAGGGCACTTAGAGATGTGGATCTATTTTGTGAGCTTAGCTCGATGGGATTTGCACTTGGGACGGATTTTATCGTTGCTCATCCAGGCGAAACGCCAAAAATATGGAGTGAGGCTTTAGAAAATTTTGTTAAATTTCCACTTACTCACATTCACGCTTTTATCTTTAGCCCAAGGAGCGGGACAAAATCAGCCACAATGCCTATAAATGTAGATCCAAAAACAGCCAAAGAGAGATTAAAAACACTTCAAAATATAGTTGCTGATAATAACTATAAATTTAGGCAAAATAACTCTAATAAGCCTTTAAATATTTTAGTTGAGAAACGCTGCGATGATGATATTTATGAAGGTTGGGATCAATATTATAATAAAATAAAGATAAAAAGCCCTAAAAATATATCAAAAGAGTGGATAAATATCTCAGATTATGAAATAATGCAGGAATTTAACTATGCTAAAATTTAA
- a CDS encoding HNH endonuclease family protein, protein MLEFWTKKDKENSKNKRVNFAANEDLLNKEETFEFIKQLGEFWCNPYNYLNPEAKKYFAILNTYQNRLWQMVVSVCFYKDKNDENKGIFDKILPQLVAYNALGLIYGKGGSSGLFWSLMKANVNIIKENKIKNIFESSINLPDLKMPSLENFIDFSKKARPQQIRYILSLYAILYNENQVMQWNKDNKNYSLVKAEIEHIFPRNWQNTNYNGWDEKEAQEYLEQVGNKMFLEKKLNIQAGNGYFNKKKEIYQSSYFIEAQDLATSPQEDWLKGDIENRNK, encoded by the coding sequence GTGCTTGAGTTTTGGACTAAAAAAGATAAAGAGAACTCTAAAAATAAAAGAGTAAATTTTGCCGCGAATGAAGATTTATTAAATAAAGAAGAAACTTTTGAATTTATTAAACAATTGGGTGAGTTTTGGTGTAATCCTTATAATTATTTAAATCCAGAAGCTAAAAAATATTTTGCGATTTTAAATACCTATCAAAATAGATTATGGCAGATGGTTGTAAGTGTATGTTTTTATAAGGATAAAAATGATGAAAATAAGGGTATTTTCGATAAAATCTTACCACAACTTGTAGCGTATAATGCATTAGGGCTTATATATGGAAAGGGTGGAAGTTCTGGATTATTCTGGAGTCTTATGAAAGCAAATGTAAATATTATTAAAGAAAATAAGATAAAAAATATTTTTGAGTCGAGTATAAATTTACCAGATTTAAAAATGCCATCATTAGAAAATTTTATAGACTTTTCAAAAAAAGCTAGACCACAGCAAATTCGCTATATTTTATCTCTTTATGCTATTTTGTATAACGAAAATCAAGTAATGCAATGGAATAAAGATAATAAAAATTATAGTTTAGTAAAGGCAGAGATTGAGCATATTTTTCCTAGAAATTGGCAAAATACAAATTATAATGGTTGGGATGAAAAGGAGGCTCAAGAGTATTTAGAACAGGTTGGTAATAAAATGTTTTTGGAGAAAAAGTTAAATATTCAGGCTGGAAATGGGTATTTTAATAAAAAGAAAGAGATATATCAATCTTCTTATTTTATAGAAGCACAAGATTTAGCCACAAGTCCGCAAGAGGATTGGTTAAAAGGCGATATCGAAAATAGAAATAAGTAA
- a CDS encoding AAA family ATPase, with translation MLKFNQIKLSKFNKKSIIVAASLVLVLLFAIAIFRSMPSKITLLEYDNYLQAGAIQNAIIDNNEVIIKTENRSFIIPKEMINLNELGQKVAVEISGDGSFIWIFLILIIFGVMAFMAFKFLPQIARLEPKSKNAELAQNITNQITPVVSNVSFDDVAGIKEVKSELIEIVDFLKNPAKYANLGIKMPKGVLMVGSPGVGKTLIAKAVAGEANVPFFYQSGANFVQIYAGMGAKRVRELFSMAKTYAPSIIFIDEIDAVGKARGGNRSDEREATLNQLLTEMDGFLSSSGVVVIAATNKIEMMDEALLRSGRFDRRIYVGLPDISDRSDILKMYLQDKKHSVDIDIVARNTTGFSGAAIATLVNEAAINALRNGKDIITNDDFKAVENRVIDGKKPLHSLNQNEKQIQAIYQSAKALMAEYYGINFNQISLLNDKFGASDTYLSSKSDLLGLIKVHLAGISALNLIKGELYTNSKDDLKIAKNIAKKIVDEYAMGEKIISSDDEISKLLEDIRAQVDDLVAKMRAEIELLSTFLIENESASKSDVIMIIQRINNG, from the coding sequence ATGCTAAAATTTAATCAAATAAAACTATCTAAATTTAACAAAAAATCCATCATTGTAGCGGCTAGTTTGGTTTTGGTTTTGCTATTTGCAATTGCTATATTTCGCTCAATGCCTAGCAAAATTACCCTATTAGAGTATGATAATTATCTCCAAGCTGGTGCCATACAAAATGCTATAATTGATAATAACGAAGTGATAATAAAAACAGAAAATAGAAGCTTCATAATCCCAAAAGAGATGATAAATTTAAATGAATTGGGTCAAAAAGTAGCTGTAGAGATAAGTGGCGATGGCTCATTTATATGGATTTTTCTTATTCTAATTATATTTGGTGTAATGGCATTTATGGCATTTAAATTTCTACCACAGATAGCAAGGCTAGAGCCTAAAAGTAAAAACGCAGAGCTAGCTCAAAATATCACAAATCAGATTACGCCAGTAGTATCAAATGTCTCATTTGATGATGTCGCTGGTATAAAAGAGGTTAAAAGTGAATTAATCGAGATAGTGGATTTTTTAAAAAATCCAGCTAAATATGCGAATTTAGGCATTAAAATGCCAAAGGGTGTCTTGATGGTTGGCTCTCCTGGAGTGGGTAAAACCTTAATAGCAAAGGCTGTAGCAGGGGAGGCGAATGTGCCGTTTTTCTACCAAAGTGGTGCTAATTTTGTTCAAATTTATGCTGGAATGGGGGCAAAGCGGGTGCGTGAGCTATTTAGCATGGCTAAAACCTATGCCCCAAGCATAATATTCATAGATGAGATTGATGCTGTTGGCAAGGCAAGGGGTGGCAATAGAAGCGATGAGAGAGAGGCTACTCTTAATCAGTTGCTTACAGAGATGGATGGATTTTTAAGTAGTAGTGGCGTGGTGGTGATCGCTGCTACAAATAAGATTGAGATGATGGATGAAGCGCTACTAAGAAGCGGGAGATTTGATAGGAGAATTTATGTAGGTCTGCCTGATATTTCAGATAGAAGCGATATACTTAAAATGTATTTACAAGATAAAAAGCATAGCGTAGATATAGATATTGTAGCTAGAAATACAACTGGATTTAGCGGTGCGGCGATTGCGACTTTAGTCAATGAAGCGGCTATAAATGCTCTAAGAAATGGTAAGGATATTATAACTAATGATGATTTTAAAGCTGTGGAAAATAGGGTAATTGATGGCAAAAAGCCACTTCATAGCTTAAATCAAAATGAGAAGCAAATCCAAGCCATATATCAATCAGCAAAAGCCCTTATGGCTGAATATTATGGTATTAATTTTAATCAAATTTCACTTTTAAATGATAAATTTGGTGCTAGCGATACATATTTAAGCTCAAAAAGCGATCTTTTAGGACTTATAAAGGTGCATTTAGCTGGTATTTCAGCACTGAATTTAATAAAAGGCGAGTTATATACTAACTCCAAAGATGATTTAAAAATCGCTAAAAATATTGCTAAAAAAATAGTAGATGAGTATGCGATGGGAGAGAAAATCATATCTAGCGATGATGAAATTAGCAAACTTTTAGAAGATATACGAGCTCAAGTAGATGATTTGGTTGCTAAAATGAGAGCCGAGATAGAGCTATTATCAACATTTTTAATAGAGAATGAATCAGCTAGCAAATCAGATGTAATAATGATAATACAAAGGATAAATAATGGCTAA
- the hslV gene encoding ATP-dependent protease subunit HslV → MFHATTILAYRGKDAAVIGGDGQVSFGSTILKGNAVKIRKLYGGKILAGFAGSTADAFNLFDMFERILDGVKGDLLKAVVEFSKEWRKDKVLRKLEAMMLVLNREHIFLLSGTGDVVEPEDGKIAAIGSGGNYALAAARALDKFGSLSSEELVKQSLNIAGEICIYTNTNIKTYTLTD, encoded by the coding sequence ATGTTTCATGCTACTACAATTTTAGCTTATAGAGGCAAGGATGCCGCAGTCATCGGTGGAGATGGTCAAGTTAGCTTTGGTTCTACTATTTTAAAGGGCAATGCTGTAAAGATAAGAAAGCTATATGGTGGCAAAATTTTAGCTGGATTTGCTGGTTCTACTGCTGATGCTTTTAATCTTTTTGATATGTTTGAGCGAATTTTAGATGGGGTTAAGGGGGATTTGCTAAAAGCCGTTGTGGAATTTAGCAAAGAGTGGAGAAAAGATAAGGTCTTAAGAAAATTAGAGGCTATGATGCTAGTACTAAATAGAGAGCATATATTTTTGCTTAGTGGCACTGGCGATGTAGTTGAGCCAGAAGATGGCAAGATAGCAGCCATTGGAAGTGGTGGTAACTACGCTTTAGCAGCCGCTAGAGCTTTGGATAAATTTGGCTCGCTTAGTAGCGAAGAGCTAGTAAAACAGAGTTTAAATATAGCTGGAGAGATCTGTATTTATACTAATACAAATATAAAAACTTATACATTAACGGATTAA
- the rplI gene encoding 50S ribosomal protein L9 — translation MKVLLIKDVKGLGKAGEVKEVKDGYGNNFLIGKGYAKAATDAVLRQWEAAKRNEAQIKEYEINQNEKLKDELAGVKITIKTKLGANGSLFGSITKDEIAKALKEQKGYEIDKKSLECNNIKTLGEHEISIKLTHQIHAKFKIEVVGE, via the coding sequence ATGAAGGTACTACTAATAAAAGATGTAAAAGGCTTAGGAAAAGCAGGAGAGGTAAAAGAGGTAAAAGATGGCTATGGCAATAATTTTTTAATAGGCAAAGGTTACGCTAAGGCTGCTACGGATGCGGTTTTAAGGCAGTGGGAAGCCGCTAAGAGAAATGAGGCTCAAATAAAAGAGTATGAGATAAATCAAAATGAGAAGTTAAAAGATGAGTTAGCTGGGGTTAAAATCACCATAAAAACAAAATTAGGAGCTAATGGCTCTTTATTTGGCAGTATCACAAAAGATGAAATAGCTAAAGCCCTAAAAGAGCAAAAAGGCTATGAAATCGATAAAAAATCCCTAGAATGCAATAATATCAAAACCCTTGGAGAGCATGAAATTTCAATTAAATTAACCCACCAAATTCACGCTAAATTTAAGATTGAAGTAGTAGGTGAGTGA
- a CDS encoding bifunctional 3,4-dihydroxy-2-butanone 4-phosphate synthase/GTP cyclohydrolase II — translation MGFQRVLKAIEDIKNGKMIVMVDDEDRENEGDIVFSAAFSDVQKVNFMITHARGVVCTPLSKELADKFELYPMVGANTSSHETAFTISIDAKKASTGVSAYERDMTIKMLVDGATRAGDFVRPGHIFPLIAKSGGVLERTGHTEGSIDLCRLAGLAPVSVICEIVNDDGTMARRDDLEKFCDKFGLNMVSIAEIIEYRLHHEKLISVSELGKSQIAGKNANKYSIMDHLGNTHYAFIFGDIKDTTNVKFHKIKDDIELLNSHKFSEFISHIDLLDKEGGILIFLAGNEDDGSLIKNYGIGAQILKYFGASDIKILSSSESKEFVAIKGFGLNILGQKS, via the coding sequence ATGGGATTTCAAAGAGTTCTTAAGGCCATAGAAGATATAAAAAATGGTAAAATGATAGTTATGGTAGATGATGAAGATAGAGAAAATGAAGGTGATATTGTATTTTCGGCCGCATTTAGTGATGTTCAAAAGGTAAATTTTATGATTACTCATGCTAGGGGCGTTGTATGCACTCCACTTAGCAAGGAGTTGGCTGATAAATTTGAGTTATATCCGATGGTTGGAGCAAATACTAGCTCTCATGAGACAGCTTTTACCATTAGTATTGACGCCAAAAAAGCCTCAACTGGAGTTAGTGCGTATGAGAGAGATATGACAATCAAAATGCTAGTAGATGGTGCTACAAGGGCTGGAGACTTTGTAAGACCTGGCCATATATTTCCTCTTATTGCTAAAAGTGGCGGGGTATTAGAAAGAACTGGACATACTGAAGGAAGTATAGATCTATGTAGGTTGGCTGGGTTAGCACCTGTGTCGGTAATTTGCGAAATAGTAAATGACGATGGGACGATGGCTAGGCGTGATGATTTAGAGAAATTTTGCGATAAATTTGGATTAAATATGGTTAGCATTGCTGAGATTATCGAGTATAGGCTCCACCATGAGAAATTAATTAGTGTTAGTGAGCTTGGCAAATCTCAAATTGCTGGTAAAAATGCAAATAAATATAGCATTATGGATCATTTAGGCAATACCCACTACGCTTTTATTTTTGGCGATATAAAAGATACAACAAATGTCAAATTTCATAAGATTAAAGATGATATTGAGCTTTTAAATTCGCATAAATTTAGTGAATTTATCTCCCATATAGATCTGCTTGATAAAGAAGGTGGGATACTAATATTTTTAGCTGGTAATGAAGATGATGGTAGCTTGATTAAAAACTATGGTATAGGCGCTCAAATCTTAAAATATTTTGGGGCAAGCGATATTAAAATTTTAAGCTCTAGCGAATCTAAGGAGTTTGTAGCTATCAAAGGTTTTGGGCTTAATATTTTGGGACAAAAATCATAA
- a CDS encoding 4-(cytidine 5'-diphospho)-2-C-methyl-D-erythritol kinase: MRSFAKINVFLKIVGFRNNYHEIKSRFILYKGLYDEIDLVSRVSDGLIIDNPFSDNIIFKAYNKIANLGFANKLDEYFKDNQVKLIKNIPSGGGLGGGSSNAAAFLHLVNDRLNLNISKEKLIQIAHNIGADVAFFVSRFDAANVSGIGEIVEAFDDDIPNLDIVTSPIFCSTPKVFARYRAEFKGFDIELANKLCQMKSKEILNSYENIRLNDLLKPCQEIYSDLSVASDEFLSGSGSSKFKLKI, translated from the coding sequence ATGAGAAGCTTTGCTAAGATAAATGTATTTTTAAAGATTGTTGGATTTCGTAATAATTATCACGAGATTAAATCTAGATTTATCCTTTATAAAGGGCTTTATGATGAGATAGATTTGGTTAGTAGGGTTAGTGATGGGCTTATTATCGATAATCCTTTTAGTGATAATATAATTTTTAAAGCTTATAATAAAATAGCAAATTTGGGTTTTGCTAATAAGCTTGATGAGTATTTTAAAGATAATCAAGTAAAATTAATTAAAAATATCCCATCTGGCGGTGGTTTAGGTGGTGGAAGTAGCAATGCGGCGGCTTTTTTACACTTAGTAAATGATAGGTTAAATTTAAACATTTCTAAAGAGAAATTAATACAAATAGCCCATAATATCGGTGCTGATGTGGCGTTTTTTGTAAGTAGATTTGACGCAGCAAATGTAAGCGGGATTGGCGAGATTGTGGAGGCTTTTGATGATGATATCCCAAATTTGGATATTGTAACAAGCCCTATTTTTTGCTCCACTCCAAAGGTTTTTGCAAGGTATAGAGCTGAATTTAAGGGATTTGATATAGAGTTAGCTAATAAACTTTGCCAGATGAAAAGCAAAGAAATTTTAAATAGCTATGAAAATATCAGATTAAACGACCTACTAAAACCATGCCAAGAGATATATAGCGATTTAAGCGTGGCTAGTGATGAGTTTTTAAGCGGGAGCGGAAGTAGTAAGTTTAAACTAAAAATTTAA
- a CDS encoding DUF262 domain-containing protein — protein MAEMRAERKSIFEYLSKNKFLIPMYQRNYVWSEDECEQLWEDVYNFFENKEEDEEYFLGSVVIYKEDGKQNIIDGQQRTTTLCLFIRALYEKARGQNGIDKLKDNLASCLWDINPLTGNIDFDKVHFKSEVATDLDNQSLENIFKDNLIIDKESKKLSLYEKNFILFQNKIDELAKDKPTEWFNFCLCLLQNCVILPIECDGRDKALRIFNTLNNRGVSLSPADIFKGLIFTNKNDKDRMEFAKEWKALENQIQNSNYLKKRRC, from the coding sequence ATGGCTGAAATGAGAGCGGAAAGAAAGAGTATTTTTGAGTATCTATCAAAAAATAAATTTTTAATCCCTATGTATCAAAGGAATTATGTTTGGAGCGAAGATGAGTGCGAACAGTTATGGGAAGATGTTTATAATTTCTTTGAAAATAAAGAAGAAGATGAAGAGTATTTTTTAGGCTCTGTGGTGATTTATAAGGAAGATGGCAAACAAAACATTATTGACGGACAGCAAAGAACGACAACTTTATGTTTATTTATTCGTGCATTATATGAAAAAGCAAGAGGGCAAAATGGTATCGATAAGCTAAAGGATAATTTAGCTTCTTGTCTTTGGGATATAAATCCCTTGACTGGAAATATTGATTTTGATAAAGTGCATTTTAAAAGTGAAGTGGCTACAGATTTAGACAATCAAAGCTTAGAAAATATTTTTAAAGATAACTTAATTATTGATAAAGAGAGTAAAAAATTATCTTTATATGAGAAAAATTTTATATTATTTCAAAATAAAATTGATGAATTAGCAAAAGACAAACCTACAGAGTGGTTTAATTTTTGTTTATGTTTATTGCAAAATTGTGTAATTTTGCCAATTGAATGTGATGGTCGAGATAAAGCTTTAAGAATTTTTAATACATTAAACAATAGAGGTGTCTCCTTAAGTCCAGCTGATATTTTTAAAGGCTTGATTTTTACTAATAAAAATGATAAGGATAGAATGGAATTTGCAAAAGAGTGGAAAGCTTTAGAAAATCAAATTCAAAACTCAAACTATCTTAAAAAAAGAAGATGTTAG